From the bacterium HR17 genome, the window GAAGTGTGGCGGCAACCGTTGCCCGAAGGCAATGAGCAAGTGGACGAGCAAGGGCGACGCTACCGCATGGGCAGTTACCGGGAACGGCGCTGGGACGGGCAATGGCAAAAGTGGGACTACATCTACGACCGTGAATTTCTCGTGCCTATCCCGCGCGGCAAGCACACCGTTGAAGTGGACAACCAAGGTGCGGATTGGTGCACGCTGTCTTACTTGCGTTTCTCGCCCTACCGTGACCGCCGCTTCGCCGAAGTGGACATCGTGGGGCTGCAAACGGACAGGATGGCGTTGGTGTGGGTGCACAATCAGCACAGCAACTTTCAGCAGGCGCGCGACCCCCATTTCCGCTTGGTGCCTATCAAAGGGCTGCAATTTGACATCCTCGGGTTGCAAGACGGGCGTTACCGTCTCGTTTTGTGGGATACATGGCGGGGTGGCATCGTCAAGGCGTGGCACGCTTTGGCGGTGCGTCGTCGTTTACCCGTGCAGTTGGATGCATTGGAACGGGATGTGGCACTGTGGGTTGCGCCGGCTGCCAGCCCGTCCCAGTAGGGACAAAGGACGCCCTATTCGCCCCGTAAACACGCTAAACTGCACGCCCTTTCGCAAACGCCTCACTGTGCCGCCACCGTTTGCGGCTCCGCTCCAACACTTGTCAGCCACCGCTGGATTTCTTTACGCCGAATCTCTGTCAGCAGTTCGTCCAAGTCGCCGTCCAAAATGTCCTTCAGGTTGTAGAGGGTGATGTCGTAGCGGTGGTCGGTGACACGGTTTTGGATGAAGTTGTAGGTGCGGTCTTTGTCGCTGCGGTCGCCCGATTTGATTTGCTGGCGGCGCTGGCGGTGCAACGCCGTCTCTTGCTCCTGCCGCTTCATCTCCAACAACCGCGTCCGCAAAATCCGCAGCGCCTTCATCCTGTTTTGGTGTTGGCTGCGTTCATCTTGGCACTCCACGACGATCCCTGTCGGCTTATGCCGGATGCGCACTGCCGTCTCGTTCTTTTGCATGTGTTGTCCGCCTGGTCCTGACGAGCGGAAAGTTTCCACCTCCAAATCGTCCTCACGCAGCTCCACCTCTGCCTCTTCGGCTTCGGGCAACACGGCGACAGTCGCCGCGCTGGTGTGGATACGCCCTGACGATTCCGTGACGGGCACGCGTTGAACGCGATGGACACCGCTTTCGTAGCGGAGCAACTTCCACGCGTCTTTGCCACTGATATGTAGGATGACTTCCTTGTAGCCACCTAACGCTGACGGGCTTTCGTAAACGATTTCAGCCTTCCACCCTTTGCGTTCGGCGTAGCGCAGATACATGCGGCACAAATCGCGGGCGAACAGCGCCGCTTCTTCGCCGCCGGTGCCCGCGCGAATTTCCATGACGAGGTCCTTGCCTTCGTTGGGGTCTTTGGGCATCAATGCTTCCGCCAGTTCGGCTTCCAGTGCCTCGCGCTGTGGGACAATTTCTGCCAATTCCTCTTGCGCCAGTTTGAGCAAACCCTCATCGTTTTCTGCCGCCAAAATCTCGCGGGCTTGTCGTTCCCGTTCCAGCAGCCGCTTGTATTCGCGGTAGCGCTCCACGATGGGCAACAGTTCACCGTGACGGCGCATCAGGGCTTGCAGCCGCGTAGAATCACGCGCCGTTTCGGGGTTTGCCAACTCCGCCTCTATCGCTTGTAATTCCTCTTCCAACGCGTTCAACTGTCGGTGCATAGCCCATCACGCTCGCCCCTTAAACTGGGTCACGGTATTGCTGGGCAGGTGTGTAAGCAACGGCAATGCCTTCCAAGCGCAAAAGTTCCTGCAAGGCGACCGCTGCCACTTCCAGTTGTCGGTCATCAGGTTCGCGGGTTGTCAGTTTTTGTAGCCAAAGACCGGGGATCGTTAGCCAGCGCCCCCAACGACCTTGTGCGCCTAGCCGCAGCAACTCAAAACTCAACCCGGCTACGACGGGCAACATAGCAAGGCGCAAACACACGCCCTGCCACCCCCCGACAGGAAGAAACGCGAAAAGAACGACCTTGACCAGCAACACAAATAGCAGGAACGCTGTGCCACATCGCGGATGCTCGGTCGGGAAGGGTTTTAACCCGCTGACCGTCAACGGGGCGTTGTTTTCAAAGGCGTGGACGGCTTTGTGCTCAGCCCCGTGATAGGCAAACAACCGCTGTGCGTCGGGCAGGCGTCCAAGGAACCAAAGGTAAGCCCCGAAGAAAAACAGCCGAAGGAGCCCTTCCAGAAGGCTCAATTGCCACCGCGCCGTCGTCACCGCTGCGCCAGCCGCAACCCAATGGGGCAAAACGACAAACAATCCTAACGCCAAAGCGAAGCCTGC encodes:
- the prfA gene encoding Peptide chain release factor 1 — encoded protein: MHRQLNALEEELQAIEAELANPETARDSTRLQALMRRHGELLPIVERYREYKRLLERERQAREILAAENDEGLLKLAQEELAEIVPQREALEAELAEALMPKDPNEGKDLVMEIRAGTGGEEAALFARDLCRMYLRYAERKGWKAEIVYESPSALGGYKEVILHISGKDAWKLLRYESGVHRVQRVPVTESSGRIHTSAATVAVLPEAEEAEVELREDDLEVETFRSSGPGGQHMQKNETAVRIRHKPTGIVVECQDERSQHQNRMKALRILRTRLLEMKRQEQETALHRQRRQQIKSGDRSDKDRTYNFIQNRVTDHRYDITLYNLKDILDGDLDELLTEIRRKEIQRWLTSVGAEPQTVAAQ